Proteins from a single region of Vanessa cardui chromosome 13, ilVanCard2.1, whole genome shotgun sequence:
- the LOC124534961 gene encoding uncharacterized protein K02A2.6-like encodes MTAITTHVGTFVYRRVPFGIKCIPENFQKIMEETLNGLPSTAVFADDICITGKGSDTHLKKLRAVLQSAPVLAHYDAELPLILAVDSSAYGLGAVLMQRGADGRERPISCASRTLNAAQRNYSQLDKEALAIVFGVTKHHQYLYGRRFILRSDHKPLSYIFGKNKGIPTTAASRLQRYAMKLAAYDFTVELVRSAENCQADALSRLPLPRSSVGRGTKESEAATYLNFVQDSFPLSFKDIKSETAKDPILSKIYGYVLYGWPTAEDKEYIAYFRRKENIYIDQGCLLWGYKIIIPGTLQNAILKEIHDGHPGIVKMKQIARNYVWWATIDADIERAVRDCGACLAVRPAPPPAPLHSWPWPVEPWSRLHLDYLGPFNNKYYLVIIDAHSKWIEAEKVSSTSAANLISVLRKIFARFGFPKRIISDNGPPFTSAEVATYFQRNGIGHTFTAPYHPASNGAAENAVRSVKRALKKASLENEDENTALSRFLFSYRNTEHSTTGREPSVALLGRRLRGRLDLLRPNTDERVRDRQIIML; translated from the exons ATGACGGCCATAACAACGCATGTGGGAACATTTGTATACCGTCGAGTACCGTTCGGTATCAAGTGTATACCGGAAAACTTTCAGAAAATTATGGAGGAAACACTTAACGGCCTGCCGTCTACTGCCGTATTCGCTGATGACATTTGTATTACGGGTAAAGGTAGTGATACTCACCTTAAAAAATTAAGAGCTGTCCTACAGAG CGCTCCGGTGCTCGCTCACTACGACGCGGAGCTGCCACTCATTCTGGCGGTGGATAGCAGCGCCTACGGGCTTGGCGCGGTTCTAATGCAGCGCGGAGCGGACGGTCGCGAACGTCCCATTAGCTGCGCTTCTCGCACGCTCAACGCCGCGCAACGCAACTACTCTCAGCTCGACAAGGAGGCCTTGGCTATAGTTTTCGGTGTAACTAAGCATCACCAATATCTATACGGCCGACGATTTATACTTCGCAGTGACCATAAGCCCCTCAGTTATATCTTTGGAAAAAATAAAGGTATTCCCACAACCGCCGCGAGCAGACTACAGCGCTACGCCATGAAGTTGGCCGCTTACGACTTCACGGTCGAGCTCGTGAGGTCCGCGGAGAACTGTCAGGCCGATGCGCTGTCCAGACTCCCATTGCCGCGTTCGTCTGTTGGACGAGGCACAAAGGAATCCGAGGCTGCCACTTACTTGAATTTTGTGCAAGATAGTTTCCCGCTCAGTTTTAAAGACATCAAAAGTGAAACGGCAAAAGATCCCATTTTAAGCAAAATTTACGGCTACGTCTTATACGGCTGGCCAACGGCCGAGGATAAGGAGTACATTGCATATTTTAGGCGTAAAGAAAATATCTATATCGATCAAGGCTGCTTATTGTGGggctacaaaataataataccagGGACGTTGCAAAACGCTATTCTAAAAGAAATTCACGACGGACATCCGGGTATCGTTAAAATGAAGCAAATAGCTCGTAACTACGTTTGGTGGGCGACTATAGACGCGGATATCGAGCGGGCAGTGCGCGATTGCGGCGCGTGTCTCGCGGTGCGGCCCGCGCCGCCGCCTGCTCCGCTCCACTCGTGGCCGTGGCCGGTTGAGCCGTGGTCCCGCCTCCATCTCGACTATTTGGGgccctttaataataaatattaccttgTTATTATTGATGCTCACTCTAAGTGGATTGAAGCAGAAAAGGTCAGCAGCACGTCAGCAGCAAACCTCATTTCTGTTCTTAGGAAAATATTTGCCCGTTTTGGATTCCCAAAAAGAATAATTAGTGATAACGGGCCTCCTTTTACGTCAGCGGAGGTCGCGACGTATTTCCAACGAAATGGAATAGGGCACACGTTTACGGCTCCGTACCATCCCGCTAGCAACGGAGCGGCTGAAAATGCTGTGCGCTCGGTAAAAAGGGCTTTAAAAAAAGCTTCTTTAGAAAACGAGGACGAGAATACTGCTTTAAGTAGATTTTTATTCTCGTACCGAAACACCGAACACAGTACCACCGGGCGGGAACCGTCTGTGGCGTTGCTCGGCAGGAGGCTGCGTGGACGCCTCGATCTGCTACGACCTAACACTGATGAGCGCGTCCGCGACCGGcaaataattatgttgtaa